The following are encoded in a window of Thermoanaerobaculia bacterium genomic DNA:
- the ribA gene encoding GTP cyclohydrolase II, with translation PALPTAHGDFRVVAYRSDVTHEEHVALVAGEIREDEPVLVRVHSQCLTGDVFGSSRCDCGEQLRLAMEKIAAEGRGVLLYLLQEGRGIGLFNKLKAYELQDQGHDTVSANEKLGFPPDIRDYGVGCQILRDLGVRKMRLMTNNPSKYVAIDGYGLSIVERVPLEVRPTENTKRYLEAKKNKMGHLLKMV, from the coding sequence CCCGCTCTCCCCACGGCCCACGGGGATTTCCGCGTGGTCGCGTACCGGAGCGACGTCACCCACGAGGAGCACGTCGCGCTGGTGGCCGGAGAGATCCGCGAGGACGAGCCGGTCCTGGTGCGGGTGCACTCGCAGTGCCTGACGGGCGACGTGTTCGGTTCCTCGCGCTGCGACTGCGGCGAACAGCTGAGGCTCGCGATGGAGAAGATCGCCGCCGAGGGGCGGGGCGTCCTCCTCTATCTGCTCCAGGAGGGGCGGGGGATCGGGCTGTTCAACAAGCTGAAGGCGTACGAGCTGCAGGACCAGGGCCACGACACCGTGTCGGCGAACGAGAAGCTCGGCTTCCCCCCCGACATCCGGGACTACGGCGTCGGCTGCCAGATCCTCCGGGATCTCGGCGTCCGGAAGATGCGCCTGATGACGAACAACCCGTCGAAATACGTCGCGATCGACGGATACGGGCTGTCGATCGTGGAGCGCGTGCCGCTCGAAGTGCGTCCGACCGAGAACACGAAGCGCTATCTCGAAGCGAAGAAGAACAAGATGGGGCACCTGCTGAAAATGGTGTGA